In the Paenibacillus pabuli genome, one interval contains:
- a CDS encoding general stress protein produces the protein MQKKIVGVFDTEREASQAIEGLKAQGFSSDEISVVTQDRDELKAIREETGTKAPEGVAAGAATGGVLGGVAGLLAGIGALAIPGIGPILAAGPIAAAFTGAAVGAGAGGLVGGLVGLGIPEEDAKQYEEYVQNGKILLLVDSTDRDSDVYDVFSNTSYLNRDRYAAHGTDVPAERTDLDMEERRLDAQDKAARFGNNTFL, from the coding sequence ATGCAGAAGAAAATCGTAGGAGTTTTTGATACAGAACGTGAGGCATCTCAAGCCATAGAGGGCTTGAAAGCGCAAGGATTCAGTTCAGACGAAATTTCGGTAGTGACGCAGGATCGGGACGAGTTGAAGGCCATCCGGGAAGAGACGGGAACCAAGGCGCCGGAAGGTGTGGCAGCAGGTGCAGCCACAGGTGGCGTATTAGGTGGCGTAGCCGGACTGTTGGCTGGTATCGGGGCTCTGGCCATTCCAGGTATAGGTCCAATTTTGGCGGCGGGTCCGATTGCAGCAGCGTTTACGGGAGCGGCAGTAGGTGCCGGTGCAGGCGGTTTGGTCGGTGGACTTGTCGGATTGGGTATTCCTGAAGAGGATGCCAAACAGTATGAGGAATATGTACAAAACGGCAAAATCCTTCTCCTGGTTGACTCCACCGATCGCGATTCGGATGTCTATGATGTTTTCAGCAACACGAGCTATCTGAATCGTGATCGATACGCAGCTCATGGTACGGATGTGCCAGCAGAGCGAACGGATCTCGACATGGAAGAGCGGAGATTGGATGCTCAGGATAAAGCAGCACGATTTGGAAACAACACGTTCCTGTAA
- the hrpB gene encoding ATP-dependent helicase HrpB has protein sequence MNIELPIQQVLPELKQLFREQDTGVLIAEPGAGKTTAVPLCLLEEPWLNGRKIMMLEPRRLAARSAAARMAAALNEKVGQRVGYRVRMDTRVSQATRIEVVTEGVLTRMLQQDQGLEDTAMIIFDEFHERHLHGDLGLALALESRAMLRPDLKVLIMSATLDPAPICALLGEETRSIDCPGRTFPVETRYVPKPASAVLEDFTAHVIVKALAEQEGDLLVFLPGAREIHRTERELSKRSLASHVEVHSLYGSMPVERQDETVRPAVEGSRKVVLSTSIAESSLTLPGVRVVVDAGLSRASVFSPRTGMSRLVTQPVSKASADQRRGRAGRIAPGVCYRLWSEEVHGSLPEAARPEIASADLAPLALELAAWGVQSPAELQWLDTPPAAAYGQAQALLRQLGGLDDAGRITPFGRRMNALGVHPRLASMLLRAAELGLASYASMLAALLQEPAGLRSSGSAGAGTDLRPRVEALLTADRSGMPQAAAAVADVAAVRRILQESRQLRTALGPAPKDPERPDEDSCGLLLSFAYPDRIGQRREDGRYLLSSGRGVQLSQAESLSRSAYLVAAEADDQGADARILLAAPVGEQLLLDYGADLMQEDVQIAWDRSTRSVRAHRRLRIGAILMKESSIAQPPEEQVLEALLTGIRTEGQDCLPWTKSSRQLADRLRFLHRHLPDWPDLAADHVSEELEDQLRPFLAGMRSASDLKKLSMQDVLLGGLSWEQRQQLDREAPTHIQVPSGSRIPVDYSRPEDPTLAVRLQEMFGQQVTPRIAGGRVPLTLHLLSPAHRPVQVTRDLTNFWRETYFEVKKDLKGRYPKHYWPDNPLEAMATNRAKPRT, from the coding sequence ATGAATATAGAGTTACCGATACAACAGGTTTTACCCGAGCTGAAACAGCTGTTTCGAGAGCAGGATACGGGGGTGCTTATAGCGGAGCCGGGGGCAGGTAAAACCACCGCAGTCCCCCTATGCCTGCTGGAGGAACCTTGGTTAAACGGACGTAAAATCATGATGCTGGAGCCTCGCAGACTTGCTGCGCGCTCAGCCGCGGCACGGATGGCCGCAGCTTTGAATGAAAAAGTGGGACAGAGGGTAGGGTACCGTGTCCGCATGGATACCCGGGTCAGTCAGGCAACGCGGATCGAGGTTGTCACCGAAGGGGTACTTACACGCATGCTTCAGCAGGATCAGGGGCTTGAAGATACGGCGATGATTATTTTTGATGAGTTTCATGAGCGTCATCTGCACGGCGATCTTGGACTGGCATTGGCACTGGAGTCACGGGCAATGCTGCGTCCGGATCTGAAGGTACTGATTATGTCGGCAACGCTGGACCCTGCCCCAATCTGTGCATTGCTTGGCGAAGAGACTCGCTCGATTGATTGTCCGGGACGCACGTTTCCTGTGGAAACCCGTTATGTACCGAAGCCCGCTTCTGCCGTGCTGGAGGATTTCACGGCTCACGTGATTGTAAAAGCTTTGGCGGAGCAGGAAGGGGACTTACTGGTCTTTCTTCCAGGAGCCAGGGAGATTCACCGGACAGAACGGGAACTGTCGAAGCGCAGTCTTGCTTCTCATGTCGAGGTGCACTCCCTGTATGGCAGCATGCCGGTGGAACGTCAGGATGAGACAGTGCGTCCGGCCGTGGAAGGAAGCCGTAAGGTTGTACTGTCCACCTCCATTGCGGAATCAAGCCTTACGCTTCCGGGTGTCAGAGTGGTTGTTGATGCTGGACTCAGTCGTGCTTCGGTATTTTCCCCGCGCACTGGCATGAGTCGTCTTGTTACCCAGCCCGTGTCCAAGGCGTCAGCCGATCAGCGGCGGGGCCGTGCAGGGCGAATTGCACCAGGGGTGTGCTACAGGCTGTGGAGCGAGGAGGTTCACGGCAGCCTGCCGGAGGCGGCAAGGCCGGAGATCGCCTCCGCGGACCTTGCACCGCTGGCGCTGGAGCTTGCCGCCTGGGGCGTCCAGTCCCCTGCAGAATTGCAGTGGCTGGACACCCCGCCTGCCGCGGCCTACGGCCAGGCACAGGCGCTGCTGCGCCAGCTGGGCGGCCTGGATGACGCAGGCCGCATCACGCCCTTCGGGCGGCGGATGAACGCGCTTGGCGTGCATCCGCGACTGGCCAGCATGCTGCTCCGCGCGGCGGAGCTTGGGCTGGCCAGCTACGCCAGCATGCTGGCGGCACTGCTGCAGGAGCCTGCCGGCCTCCGCAGCAGTGGCAGTGCAGGCGCGGGCACGGATCTGCGCCCGCGCGTGGAAGCGCTGCTGACGGCGGACCGCAGCGGAATGCCACAAGCGGCCGCGGCGGTCGCAGACGTCGCTGCCGTGCGGCGCATACTTCAGGAGAGCCGCCAGCTGCGCACGGCTCTCGGCCCTGCGCCGAAGGATCCGGAACGGCCGGACGAGGACAGCTGCGGGCTGCTGCTGTCCTTCGCCTATCCGGACCGGATCGGGCAGCGCCGGGAGGACGGCCGCTATCTGCTGAGCAGCGGCCGCGGGGTACAGCTCAGCCAGGCAGAATCGCTGAGCCGTTCAGCATACCTGGTCGCAGCTGAGGCAGACGACCAGGGGGCGGATGCACGCATCCTGCTGGCTGCACCGGTGGGGGAGCAGCTTCTGCTGGATTATGGTGCAGATCTCATGCAGGAGGATGTGCAGATTGCATGGGATCGCAGTACACGAAGCGTGCGAGCTCATCGAAGGCTGCGAATCGGAGCAATCTTGATGAAGGAGAGCAGTATCGCACAGCCCCCGGAAGAACAGGTGCTGGAAGCGCTCCTTACCGGAATCCGCACCGAAGGTCAGGACTGTCTGCCCTGGACCAAGTCATCAAGGCAGCTCGCCGACAGACTGCGTTTCCTGCATCGTCATTTGCCGGACTGGCCCGATCTCGCGGCGGATCATGTGTCAGAGGAGCTCGAGGATCAACTCAGACCTTTTCTGGCAGGAATGCGTTCTGCTTCCGATTTGAAGAAACTATCCATGCAGGACGTATTGCTAGGAGGTTTGAGCTGGGAACAACGGCAGCAATTGGACCGGGAGGCGCCAACTCATATTCAGGTTCCCAGCGGATCACGCATTCCGGTTGATTATAGCCGACCTGAAGATCCTACACTGGCGGTACGACTTCAGGAAATGTTCGGGCAGCAGGTTACACCGCGTATTGCTGGAGGTCGGGTGCCGTTAACCCTGCATCTGCTGTCCCCTGCGCACCGCCCTGTTCAGGTGACCCGGGATTTGACGAACTTTTGGCGGGAGACTTATTTCGAGGTAAAAAAAGACCTGAAAGGCCGATATCCAAAGCATTACTGGCCAGACAATCCTTTGGAGGCCATGGCGACCAATCGGGCGAAGCCGCGCACCTAG
- a CDS encoding SDR family oxidoreductase, which produces MTQHNDKSRFANKVAIITGAGSGIGKATAVKLANEGAHVALFDLVNDRISQTEAEINAVHPGAARAFDVDISDPARVEKAVLETVELFGGLDIVFANAGINGVSAPIEEIQVEDWQRIITTNLDGTFFTIKYALPHLKKRGGGSIVITSSINGNQRFTSFGMSAYSTSKAGQVAFSKMAALELARFKIRVNVICPGAIATNIDQSTVKTDELHQIVIPMEFPEGEQPLADGPGQPEHVANLVAFLASSESKHITGAEIVIDGAESLLR; this is translated from the coding sequence ATGACACAACATAACGACAAGTCTCGGTTTGCAAACAAAGTGGCCATCATTACCGGAGCCGGATCTGGCATCGGTAAGGCAACAGCTGTCAAATTGGCAAATGAAGGTGCACACGTTGCGCTGTTTGATCTGGTGAATGATCGGATTTCACAGACGGAAGCTGAAATTAATGCTGTACATCCAGGTGCTGCACGTGCATTTGATGTAGATATCTCCGATCCGGCACGGGTGGAAAAAGCAGTTTTGGAAACCGTGGAGTTGTTTGGCGGTTTGGACATTGTGTTTGCGAATGCAGGCATTAACGGTGTCTCGGCTCCAATTGAGGAAATTCAGGTGGAGGATTGGCAGCGGATTATCACGACCAATCTGGATGGTACGTTCTTTACGATCAAGTACGCCCTCCCACATCTGAAGAAACGCGGTGGGGGAAGCATTGTTATTACGAGTTCCATTAACGGTAATCAACGGTTTACCAGCTTCGGGATGTCGGCTTACAGTACTTCGAAAGCAGGACAGGTTGCATTTTCGAAGATGGCTGCACTGGAACTGGCCCGGTTCAAAATCCGGGTCAATGTAATATGTCCGGGAGCCATTGCAACCAATATCGATCAAAGCACGGTTAAAACGGATGAGCTGCACCAAATTGTTATTCCGATGGAGTTTCCGGAAGGGGAGCAGCCGCTTGCAGATGGCCCTGGACAGCCGGAGCATGTAGCCAATCTGGTCGCATTCCTGGCATCGTCTGAATCCAAACATATTACGGGTGCTGAGATTGTCATTGATGGCGCCGAATCGTTGCTGCGTTAA
- a CDS encoding protein phosphatase 2C domain-containing protein, translating into MRLAALPAGEKGSQGKQRRGIFRYVSAQTGEQPLTRYQGAFKCRYGYGRAAETVHQGDSGQDFAAVRMDGNVCTFVMCDGVGMSYLGDFAARFLGNALLEWLETTPNPTAEAVEHLLQELTVPASEQLKKIQPLDNSPLLLREVLMEKRSRGSQAMYVCGRIELSRGLGKSRMWMAWQGDSRIRLWRNGQEQSGAFQNHCRTNERWSTLEGPVGGKPHIYEAKLSNEQIRLQLYTDGLNDLDAVQAYIPDEHIQVLLDATHTGGLEDDAAFIELEW; encoded by the coding sequence ATGCGATTGGCAGCATTGCCTGCTGGTGAGAAAGGAAGCCAAGGGAAGCAGCGTCGTGGAATCTTTCGTTATGTTAGCGCACAGACCGGAGAACAGCCGCTTACTCGTTATCAGGGCGCTTTTAAGTGTCGCTATGGATATGGAAGGGCTGCAGAGACGGTTCATCAGGGGGATTCGGGTCAAGACTTTGCTGCCGTTCGCATGGACGGAAATGTATGTACGTTCGTCATGTGTGATGGTGTAGGCATGAGTTACCTTGGTGATTTTGCCGCGCGTTTTCTGGGTAATGCGCTCCTCGAGTGGTTGGAAACTACCCCTAATCCAACGGCAGAAGCGGTAGAGCATCTGCTTCAAGAACTGACGGTTCCGGCATCGGAGCAGCTGAAGAAAATTCAGCCATTGGACAACTCGCCCTTGCTTTTACGCGAAGTGTTAATGGAGAAGCGGAGTAGAGGCAGTCAGGCGATGTATGTGTGTGGCCGAATTGAGCTGTCACGTGGTTTGGGAAAAAGCCGTATGTGGATGGCTTGGCAGGGGGATTCGCGTATTCGCCTCTGGCGCAATGGTCAGGAGCAGTCCGGAGCTTTTCAGAACCACTGCCGGACGAATGAACGCTGGTCAACCTTGGAAGGGCCTGTTGGAGGCAAGCCTCATATTTATGAGGCGAAGCTATCCAATGAACAGATACGTCTGCAGCTGTACACGGATGGTTTGAATGATCTGGATGCCGTACAGGCATATATCCCGGATGAACACATTCAGGTGTTGCTGGATGCTACGCATACCGGGGGGCTTGAAGATGATGCCGCTTTCATTGAGCTGGAATGGTAG
- a CDS encoding vWA domain-containing protein produces the protein MNYTIQASQRTPALIIYLIDISASMNMVLENRRRIDVVYDALALAIRQMVFRSTKGNRLTPRYRIAILAYSDDVYDLLNGIKGIDEIAAVGSLPDLTPKRFSDSAKAFLQAEKILQAEIPNMQDCPAPLVCHMTDGVATGEDPEPIAKRIMGMSVPDGNVLVENIFISDHLLEGPIPEPRRWKGISPETVLQDEHGEKLRNMSSVLPESYREMLVEADYLLAPGALMMLPGTCAELVSIGFQMSAATPVR, from the coding sequence ATGAACTATACAATACAAGCATCCCAGCGCACACCCGCACTTATTATTTATCTCATTGATATCAGTGCCTCCATGAATATGGTTCTGGAAAACCGCAGACGGATCGATGTCGTCTATGATGCCCTGGCCTTGGCCATACGCCAGATGGTGTTTCGCTCGACCAAAGGAAACCGATTGACACCTCGCTACCGGATTGCCATCCTGGCGTACAGTGATGATGTCTATGACTTGTTAAACGGAATCAAGGGAATTGACGAAATAGCAGCGGTTGGTTCGTTGCCTGACCTGACACCTAAACGATTCTCGGATTCGGCGAAAGCCTTTCTGCAAGCAGAAAAGATTCTGCAGGCCGAAATACCGAACATGCAGGATTGTCCTGCGCCGCTGGTTTGTCATATGACAGATGGAGTGGCTACGGGCGAAGATCCGGAACCGATTGCCAAACGGATTATGGGCATGAGTGTGCCAGATGGCAATGTACTCGTTGAAAATATCTTTATATCCGATCATCTATTGGAAGGTCCCATCCCTGAGCCGAGAAGATGGAAAGGAATTTCGCCGGAAACCGTTCTTCAGGATGAGCACGGAGAGAAGCTGCGCAATATGTCTTCGGTTCTGCCTGAAAGTTACCGTGAAATGCTTGTCGAAGCGGACTATTTGCTCGCACCCGGTGCATTGATGATGCTGCCAGGCACATGTGCAGAACTGGTATCCATCGGATTTCAGATGTCTGCTGCTACGCCTGTGAGATAG
- a CDS encoding WXG100 family type VII secretion target has protein sequence MAGRILVTPEQLDQVSNQFKQSGEQSQQIVSTLTQSITSMEGQWEGMTKQRFFQEFQEASKQMQSFVQTLNSISAELTAIANKFRTADQAR, from the coding sequence ATGGCAGGACGCATTTTAGTTACCCCAGAACAACTTGATCAGGTTTCCAACCAATTCAAACAAAGCGGTGAGCAAAGTCAGCAAATCGTTTCTACATTGACTCAATCCATCACAAGCATGGAAGGACAATGGGAAGGTATGACGAAACAACGCTTCTTCCAGGAGTTCCAGGAAGCCAGCAAACAAATGCAATCTTTCGTTCAAACGCTGAACAGCATCAGCGCGGAACTGACGGCTATTGCCAACAAATTCCGTACAGCTGACCAAGCTCGCTAA
- a CDS encoding WXG100 family type VII secretion target, with translation MRIRVEPDVLRALSRQIQYAAEQIQQKMTVLEQAIHSLEWDIEARAAVMSEWSHSKRIGEDAVRRFMDLSVQLGRKALLFQQADMEYRTVLSHVNTAYGNAVNMLNVLENNRAGEIMPTHAAAAAVVSDPLSAVAAVYRVQDASPPDGSPATLIQAMQPEPVAWRFTDPTFRGRRGTEPVVS, from the coding sequence ATGCGCATTCGTGTGGAACCGGATGTGCTTCGGGCACTGAGCAGGCAGATTCAGTATGCGGCGGAGCAAATACAGCAAAAGATGACAGTGTTGGAACAGGCGATTCATTCGCTGGAGTGGGATATTGAGGCCCGCGCTGCGGTGATGAGTGAATGGAGTCACAGCAAGCGAATTGGCGAAGATGCGGTGCGTCGTTTTATGGACTTAAGCGTGCAGCTGGGACGCAAAGCCTTGTTATTCCAGCAGGCAGACATGGAGTATCGTACAGTGCTGAGTCATGTGAACACAGCCTATGGCAATGCGGTCAATATGCTTAACGTTCTTGAAAACAATCGTGCAGGGGAAATCATGCCTACACACGCCGCAGCTGCTGCTGTAGTATCCGATCCCCTTTCCGCGGTGGCGGCAGTATACCGGGTGCAGGATGCTTCGCCGCCCGACGGTTCCCCCGCTACATTGATCCAGGCGATGCAGCCTGAACCTGTAGCGTGGAGATTTACAGATCCCACCTTTCGGGGGAGAAGAGGAACCGAACCTGTGGTATCCTGA
- the essC gene encoding type VII secretion protein EssC, producing the protein MNVLYQRSPRMTPVLKEERLEILRPPTEPSKPTFSMISIIIPIMMTMVSIGFYVYINMTGKMGNSNYMMFQMMTVMMMLTSYTIPFFVYLSNKKTYRKKIEERKAMYRAQLDKHREELKEAQAEQVKSLYEIHGDPNVCLQVVKNRNSSLWERSPEDDDFLQVRIGTGEIPFRIKLQVPRVDGYEKDELIEAAHELAAEFETVSDASITLPLFQSKVMGLVGNREEVLASLRVIISQLTVRHSPDELKIAAFYEEKEAKEWDWLRWLPHIWDEDQGQRYMADRHSGAHQLADSLFSVLNRRRNNKEDRYKKSVQTPCYVVVLSDTQLIEEEPLLPLLLESAQEIDVCTIILANRKESLPMHCQLIMEASKGKGVYIKKTEDADVVQQTYTPDVISKETAEALSRYMSPIRLKRSSASDIPQILPLFDMLGTSRVEDLDVITRWGQTRYPDTLPVPMGVRAGGKKIAINLHDKIERQGHGPHGLIAGTTGSGKSEVIQSIVASLAAEFHPHDLAFMLIDYKGGGMSNTFVGLPHVVGTITNLDGNLIERANISLRAELVRRQKILNDAGNLQHIDEYYKILRSRHEQPLPHLVIIIDEFAQLKRDQPEFMDELISIAAIGRTLGVHLILATQKPAGVVDDKIWSNSRFRICLRVQSEGDSRDMIKIPNAAWITKPGRGYFQVGSDEVFEEMQFAWSGAPYNQQEDTTTVLPVMEVRLNGKREPLLTGERRAVLKGEDVPKQLQVFIDYVAQSAADAGIKRLPGPWLPPLPETLEWDSLADWQDEEHRELLLDGGASGLKPVVGLLDDLPNQRQMPLALPVDQGHLIVYGMPGLGKTTFVQTLLMSLARSRRTDPWHGYIIDMGRMMKDFTGLPQIGGVLMAEEEDRIKRLFRYILKLSAQRKDMISEAGVKTISAYRRTAHAAVPQIVVVIDGYLSFRNAYPDENELLETILREGGSLGITFILTANRVTDVFEKFRSNIPNAVSFELSDPSDYYYAVGRPSKAPSQLPPGRGLVKGQVPPLMFQAALPSSGEDEGKRSSALRGMIAEIRDSWTGEEAPQIAPLPEEVKLKDLLVTTGAFAQAGEFSTINVPVGLLTDDLEPFLLNLREGPHFMVTSPMEGGKTTFLLTWMLSLAYHASPEDVQLYTVDMRYGSGGLGEISSLPHVRGHVSREEQLAPVIQQLYDEVLKRGELKGGPEIVLVIDDADTLSKQLNDFNVKDQLGAIVRQGRDRGIHVILSGVPADFPTFGSDWVSDVKASQSGLLFGTLDPNDLSFFRIPYTESGGSSAGLKVLPPGQGYYVKRKYSRVKGAVPCDDSWKMTDWISEIRDRWHVVV; encoded by the coding sequence GTGAATGTGTTATATCAACGTTCTCCAAGAATGACACCGGTTCTTAAGGAAGAAAGGCTGGAAATTCTCAGACCTCCAACAGAACCGAGCAAACCTACGTTTTCAATGATTTCTATTATAATACCGATCATGATGACGATGGTCAGTATCGGATTCTACGTATATATCAACATGACGGGCAAAATGGGCAACAGCAATTATATGATGTTTCAGATGATGACGGTTATGATGATGCTTACGTCATATACCATTCCGTTTTTCGTATATCTGAGTAACAAAAAGACGTATCGAAAAAAGATTGAAGAGCGTAAGGCCATGTACCGTGCCCAACTGGATAAGCACCGCGAAGAGCTTAAGGAAGCTCAGGCCGAGCAGGTCAAGAGCCTGTATGAGATTCATGGTGATCCCAATGTTTGTCTGCAAGTCGTGAAGAATCGCAACAGTTCCCTGTGGGAGCGTTCGCCGGAAGATGACGATTTCTTACAGGTACGGATCGGTACGGGAGAAATTCCGTTTCGAATTAAACTGCAGGTTCCTCGAGTGGATGGCTATGAAAAAGATGAATTAATTGAGGCCGCTCATGAACTTGCTGCAGAATTTGAGACGGTATCCGATGCTTCCATTACGCTTCCGCTGTTCCAATCGAAAGTGATGGGATTGGTAGGGAACCGTGAGGAAGTGCTTGCTTCCTTGCGCGTCATCATTTCACAACTCACGGTGCGGCATTCGCCGGATGAATTGAAGATTGCGGCTTTTTATGAAGAAAAAGAAGCGAAGGAATGGGACTGGCTGCGCTGGTTACCCCATATCTGGGATGAAGATCAAGGACAACGCTATATGGCCGACAGGCACAGCGGTGCGCATCAATTGGCGGACAGCTTGTTTTCCGTGTTAAACCGTCGTCGGAACAACAAAGAAGATCGGTACAAAAAAAGTGTGCAGACTCCGTGTTATGTCGTTGTTCTCTCGGACACGCAGCTTATTGAAGAAGAGCCTCTTCTTCCATTATTGCTCGAATCTGCACAGGAGATTGATGTGTGCACCATTATTTTGGCGAACCGCAAGGAATCCCTTCCGATGCATTGTCAATTGATCATGGAAGCATCCAAAGGCAAGGGCGTGTACATCAAAAAAACGGAAGACGCTGACGTTGTACAGCAGACGTACACACCGGACGTGATATCGAAAGAGACGGCTGAGGCACTCTCGCGTTACATGTCTCCCATTCGGCTGAAGCGATCTTCCGCTTCGGACATCCCGCAAATCCTTCCGTTATTTGATATGCTTGGCACTTCACGTGTTGAAGATCTGGATGTAATCACCCGCTGGGGCCAGACAAGATATCCGGATACGCTGCCTGTACCCATGGGCGTGCGCGCAGGTGGCAAGAAAATAGCCATCAACTTGCATGACAAAATTGAACGTCAGGGTCACGGCCCGCACGGATTGATCGCAGGTACGACGGGTTCAGGTAAAAGTGAGGTCATTCAGTCCATCGTGGCTTCCCTGGCTGCCGAGTTCCATCCCCATGACCTGGCTTTTATGTTGATTGACTACAAAGGCGGGGGGATGTCCAATACGTTCGTAGGCTTGCCTCACGTGGTGGGTACGATTACCAACCTGGATGGCAATTTGATTGAACGGGCCAATATCTCACTTCGGGCTGAATTGGTCAGAAGACAGAAGATATTGAATGATGCCGGTAACCTTCAGCACATTGACGAATATTACAAGATTTTACGTTCAAGACATGAACAGCCATTGCCTCATTTGGTCATTATTATTGATGAGTTCGCTCAATTGAAACGGGACCAGCCGGAATTCATGGATGAATTGATTAGTATTGCGGCTATTGGCCGAACACTGGGTGTGCATCTGATTCTGGCAACTCAGAAGCCGGCAGGCGTAGTGGATGACAAAATATGGAGTAACTCCCGTTTCCGCATCTGTCTTCGTGTACAGAGCGAGGGAGACAGCCGGGATATGATCAAGATCCCTAATGCAGCATGGATTACCAAGCCGGGCCGCGGATACTTCCAGGTCGGCAGTGATGAGGTATTTGAGGAGATGCAGTTTGCCTGGAGTGGTGCGCCTTACAACCAGCAGGAGGACACAACGACTGTACTGCCTGTCATGGAAGTACGTCTTAATGGTAAGAGAGAACCACTTTTGACTGGAGAACGCAGGGCAGTCCTCAAAGGCGAAGATGTTCCTAAACAACTACAGGTCTTCATCGATTATGTGGCACAGTCTGCCGCAGATGCAGGAATCAAAAGATTGCCTGGTCCATGGCTGCCTCCCCTTCCAGAGACGCTGGAATGGGACAGTCTAGCGGATTGGCAGGATGAAGAGCACAGAGAGCTGCTGCTTGACGGCGGAGCCAGTGGCTTGAAGCCGGTGGTTGGTCTGCTTGACGATCTGCCTAACCAGCGTCAGATGCCACTTGCACTCCCTGTAGATCAAGGGCATTTGATTGTGTACGGCATGCCTGGTTTGGGTAAAACGACGTTTGTCCAGACTTTGCTGATGTCCCTCGCCCGTTCTCGTCGTACGGATCCATGGCATGGATACATTATCGATATGGGACGGATGATGAAGGACTTTACAGGACTGCCGCAGATCGGTGGCGTTCTGATGGCCGAAGAGGAGGATCGGATCAAGCGTCTATTCCGGTATATTCTGAAGCTGTCAGCACAGCGCAAAGATATGATCTCGGAGGCAGGGGTTAAAACGATTTCGGCTTATCGCCGGACAGCACATGCAGCTGTTCCGCAGATTGTTGTTGTAATCGATGGTTATCTATCTTTCCGCAATGCTTATCCAGATGAGAACGAACTGCTGGAAACGATTCTGCGTGAAGGTGGAAGTCTCGGAATTACGTTCATCCTGACTGCGAATCGGGTAACGGATGTCTTCGAGAAGTTCAGAAGCAACATACCAAACGCGGTTTCCTTTGAACTTTCCGATCCGAGTGACTATTATTACGCAGTTGGCCGGCCTTCCAAGGCACCAAGCCAGCTTCCGCCAGGCAGAGGCTTGGTAAAAGGACAGGTACCACCTTTAATGTTCCAAGCGGCTTTGCCATCGTCCGGTGAGGATGAAGGGAAACGTTCGTCTGCTCTCCGCGGAATGATCGCAGAGATTCGGGATAGCTGGACAGGAGAAGAAGCTCCGCAGATTGCTCCGCTTCCTGAAGAAGTGAAGCTCAAGGATTTACTTGTGACTACGGGGGCGTTTGCGCAAGCAGGAGAATTTTCGACTATCAATGTTCCAGTAGGCTTGTTGACAGATGATTTGGAGCCTTTCTTGCTGAATCTTCGTGAAGGTCCGCATTTTATGGTCACAAGTCCCATGGAGGGCGGTAAAACAACATTTTTGTTGACATGGATGTTATCTCTGGCTTATCATGCTTCTCCTGAAGACGTGCAATTATACACGGTAGATATGCGATATGGTTCCGGAGGACTGGGAGAGATCAGTAGTTTGCCCCATGTCCGTGGACATGTGTCTCGTGAAGAACAGCTTGCACCTGTGATCCAACAGTTGTACGATGAGGTTCTAAAAAGAGGCGAGTTAAAGGGTGGACCTGAAATCGTGCTTGTGATCGATGATGCAGATACCCTATCTAAACAGTTGAATGATTTTAACGTGAAAGATCAATTGGGAGCGATTGTTCGTCAAGGACGAGATCGTGGAATACATGTTATACTTTCGGGTGTTCCAGCTGATTTCCCAACCTTTGGTTCAGACTGGGTGAGTGATGTTAAGGCTTCCCAGAGTGGATTGTTGTTCGGGACTTTAGACCCTAACGATCTCTCGTTCTTCCGTATACCTTATACCGAATCTGGAGGCAGTTCAGCTGGGCTGAAGGTACTGCCACCAGGTCAAGGTTATTATGTTAAACGTAAATATTCCAGGGTTAAAGGTGCAGTTCCTTGTGATGACAGCTGGAAAATGACAGATTGGATTTCTGAAATTCGTGACCGATGGCATGTTGTAGTTTGA